A single genomic interval of Lactococcus sp. S-13 harbors:
- a CDS encoding phage holin family protein — protein sequence MNLWHWIQVSLTTLGGALGWFFGNHETIYVLLAFIVVDYITGVLLAIVRKELSSSIGSKGIVKKIMIFLLVGIAHIIDIYFVGDHGVICTAVIFFYVSNEGISILENAVNLGLPVPEKLRDILANLAKEDK from the coding sequence ATGAACTTATGGCATTGGATACAAGTCAGTTTAACCACACTAGGCGGAGCGTTGGGTTGGTTTTTTGGTAACCACGAAACCATCTACGTCTTACTCGCCTTTATCGTGGTGGACTACATCACAGGCGTGCTGCTAGCGATTGTGCGAAAAGAACTCTCAAGCAGCATTGGCTCAAAAGGGATTGTCAAGAAAATCATGATTTTTCTGCTAGTCGGGATTGCCCATATCATCGACATTTATTTTGTCGGTGATCATGGCGTGATTTGCACGGCAGTGATTTTCTTTTACGTCTCAAATGAGGGGATTTCAATTTTAGAAAACGCAGTGAACTTGGGGCTACCAGTCCCAGAAAAACTGCGAGACATTTTGGCAAATTTAGCCAAGGAGGACAAATAA
- a CDS encoding DUF4011 domain-containing protein, with protein sequence MSKGMSSGLFEEKFKLWNKKLLDLSKRNRLLNYKQRKTGTFKIDGNVECLFDTLVNGDGFFYDVTPNLSLDEEQNQFIKDRTRKLEYIRKQVKSAEDEMGFNIGYAAFGLLQWAEDDSFGKQLESPLILVPIRIQRENLSSPIVVSLKEDEEISINPVIIKKVLDDFGVSIDENFTFSSISEVFLYVEAIIKKLGWTISETVIIDTFNFQNLVIQKDLEANKENIHANPFIKALAEEIDAEVEKLFDEYNKEIDLKNEDSRERLQILDADSSQQEAISRARRGDSFVLQGPPGTGKSQTISNIIAEQLGMGRKVLFVSEKQAALEVVYHKLQQKGLSEFILTLHNTKQKKGDIRNQLQSSLQLSEQLYRFKDENLSIYNNLNNEANQLNEYDGIVHDENNSVKKSFYFLHGKLANVLEEQDLLFDVDNSTLKLTYDSMTQLFQKVDELGKSYISDTFRHKENGWKEFRGDPTYTKITSISELFTKISKTIVGNEELEKDIQTILSNKFSDEDIQVSIEQFRDLILKKDGYFPSKWISLNLPEVISELEKVLSKHKKKKGLKKSISDNEHRVKDIFEDEFLNTENVDQLVKVLKYEYKSMFKRLFSSEYKDIFTRNKRLTKELKLSYEQLISNVEKLSVIKNEKSEVDILNAEILLLERNLAKKLGTSDEIDSDLLVQWLKWNNWLLEIKRVIFRDGWYVPLEKVEMIIDGSISIDWISLMELVKERLENKKNLLKLKDVFSDDFPNIKKDQKSILAFIDNLDFNLREEFFTHKRIKQELLGSYGLNDFVSKLEKTAIPSSKVLPIFLKRYILLVLENSPNYSKISTLSTKELSTRIAKFKREDKNTFSLARDRIFKELVDRLPSVNENVKVTGGEISILKKEIAKKSRLMPTRKLIQNLPTLLPRLKPCIMMSPITVSTYFASNKEWEFDLVIFDEASQVKPEYAVAAISRGKQIIVAGDSKQMPPTSFFDSSSENDELSEDEVDVQDLESILDELSVKIPETYLNWHYRSKDESLITFSNHKFYNNRLYTFPTDNSDVHSNVKFTYVQNGLWESKSGNSIEAAEVAKAVMDIASNCPNKSLGVVAFGMSQARIIEEKILQLREEHPELESFFDENSPEPFFVKNLENVQGDERDVIILSIGYGKGPNGKIRMNFGPLTQTGGERRLNVAVSRARETMNVISSMKGTDISVEGTTNENRLMFRDFLEFAEKGVGALIGYDLFDEESITEFDSDFEENVYDYLKNKGYNVHTQVGSSGYRIDMAVVHPKIPGRYVLAVECDGAAYHSSRTARDRDRLRQEILESKGWNFYRVWSTTWIHDNTNEKNNLINAIEQAIENYSDLDEPELASNSVEEEVSNLIMVSAFEEESALPFFYGDVYDFKANITGLSDIIMIVAKKYVGYKTIDLMRHINKEVFDKTRLTQGYKCVYMQAFDYLVKEGKVDVSGDLIQSVD encoded by the coding sequence ATGTCAAAAGGAATGTCTTCAGGTCTGTTTGAGGAAAAGTTTAAATTATGGAATAAGAAACTACTGGATTTATCAAAACGGAATCGTTTATTGAATTATAAGCAAAGAAAGACGGGCACTTTTAAAATTGATGGTAATGTTGAATGCTTGTTCGATACGCTTGTTAATGGTGATGGCTTTTTTTATGACGTAACTCCAAATTTATCGTTAGATGAAGAACAAAATCAATTCATAAAGGATCGGACAAGGAAACTTGAATATATTCGTAAGCAAGTAAAGTCTGCTGAAGATGAGATGGGATTTAATATTGGATATGCTGCTTTTGGACTGTTGCAGTGGGCGGAGGATGATAGTTTTGGCAAACAATTAGAGTCTCCTTTAATACTAGTTCCTATTCGCATACAAAGAGAAAACTTGTCATCCCCAATAGTAGTAAGTCTGAAAGAAGATGAAGAAATATCTATTAATCCGGTAATTATTAAGAAGGTACTTGATGATTTCGGAGTTTCGATTGATGAGAACTTTACATTCTCATCAATCTCGGAAGTTTTTTTATATGTGGAAGCAATCATAAAAAAACTCGGGTGGACAATTTCTGAGACGGTCATTATAGACACTTTCAACTTCCAGAATTTAGTCATCCAAAAAGACTTAGAAGCCAATAAAGAAAATATCCATGCTAATCCATTTATTAAGGCACTAGCCGAAGAAATAGATGCTGAAGTAGAAAAATTATTTGATGAGTATAACAAAGAAATTGATCTAAAAAACGAGGACTCAAGAGAACGCCTACAAATACTAGATGCTGATTCGAGTCAGCAAGAGGCAATAAGTAGAGCAAGACGAGGAGATAGTTTTGTTCTCCAAGGACCTCCAGGAACAGGAAAATCTCAAACTATTTCGAATATCATAGCAGAACAACTCGGTATGGGAAGAAAGGTTCTTTTTGTCTCTGAAAAACAAGCAGCACTTGAAGTTGTTTATCATAAATTGCAACAAAAGGGGCTATCTGAGTTTATACTAACCTTGCATAACACAAAACAGAAAAAGGGGGACATTAGGAATCAACTTCAAAGCTCCCTGCAACTATCTGAACAGTTATATCGCTTTAAAGATGAAAATTTATCGATATACAATAATTTGAATAATGAAGCGAACCAACTAAATGAGTATGACGGAATCGTACACGATGAGAACAATAGCGTAAAAAAATCTTTTTATTTTTTGCATGGAAAACTCGCAAATGTTCTTGAAGAACAAGATTTGCTCTTTGATGTGGATAATTCAACATTGAAATTGACTTATGATTCGATGACACAACTTTTTCAAAAAGTTGATGAGCTTGGAAAATCTTATATTTCAGATACATTCAGACATAAAGAAAACGGTTGGAAAGAATTTAGAGGGGATCCGACTTATACGAAAATTACTTCAATTTCCGAATTATTTACTAAAATAAGTAAAACGATTGTTGGAAATGAAGAGTTGGAAAAAGATATTCAAACAATCCTATCAAATAAATTTAGTGATGAAGATATACAAGTTAGCATTGAGCAGTTTCGAGACTTGATTTTAAAAAAAGATGGATATTTCCCTTCAAAATGGATATCGTTAAATTTGCCAGAAGTAATTTCAGAACTTGAGAAAGTACTATCAAAACACAAGAAAAAGAAAGGACTAAAAAAATCAATATCCGATAATGAGCATAGGGTTAAGGATATTTTTGAAGATGAATTCCTCAATACTGAAAATGTTGACCAATTAGTTAAAGTTCTAAAGTATGAATATAAGTCGATGTTTAAACGACTTTTTTCGAGTGAGTATAAGGATATTTTTACAAGGAATAAGAGATTGACCAAAGAATTGAAATTAAGTTACGAACAATTAATCAGCAATGTTGAAAAATTGTCTGTAATTAAAAACGAAAAATCTGAAGTGGATATTCTGAATGCCGAAATCCTTTTGCTAGAAAGAAATTTAGCAAAAAAATTAGGGACTTCCGATGAGATTGATTCAGATCTTTTAGTGCAATGGTTAAAATGGAATAATTGGCTTTTAGAAATCAAAAGAGTAATATTCAGAGATGGTTGGTATGTACCTCTTGAAAAAGTTGAGATGATTATTGATGGATCCATTTCAATCGATTGGATAAGCCTTATGGAGTTAGTAAAGGAACGACTTGAGAATAAAAAGAATTTATTGAAGTTGAAAGATGTGTTCTCAGATGATTTCCCGAACATTAAAAAGGATCAAAAATCAATTCTTGCCTTTATTGACAACCTAGATTTTAACTTGCGCGAAGAGTTCTTCACACATAAACGTATTAAGCAAGAATTGCTTGGTAGTTATGGATTAAATGATTTTGTTTCTAAACTAGAGAAGACAGCAATCCCGTCAAGTAAGGTTCTCCCAATTTTTTTGAAGCGGTATATTCTTCTTGTTCTTGAGAATAGCCCTAATTACTCTAAAATAAGCACCTTGTCAACTAAGGAGTTGTCTACGAGAATTGCGAAATTCAAACGGGAAGACAAAAATACTTTTTCTTTGGCACGTGATCGAATTTTTAAGGAACTGGTTGATAGGTTACCTAGCGTTAATGAGAATGTGAAGGTCACTGGTGGAGAAATTTCAATATTGAAGAAGGAGATAGCAAAAAAATCTAGATTAATGCCTACTCGGAAATTGATTCAAAATTTGCCGACTTTGCTACCAAGGCTAAAGCCCTGTATCATGATGTCGCCAATTACAGTGAGCACTTATTTTGCATCTAATAAAGAGTGGGAGTTTGATTTGGTTATTTTTGATGAGGCATCACAAGTAAAGCCGGAATATGCAGTTGCTGCAATTAGCCGTGGGAAACAAATCATTGTTGCTGGGGATAGTAAACAAATGCCTCCTACTTCGTTCTTTGATTCATCTAGTGAAAATGATGAATTATCTGAGGATGAGGTTGATGTTCAAGATTTAGAGTCTATTCTGGATGAACTGAGCGTAAAAATACCAGAGACCTATTTGAATTGGCATTATCGTAGTAAAGATGAGTCGCTAATTACGTTTTCAAACCATAAATTCTATAATAATCGTCTTTACACATTCCCGACTGACAATTCTGATGTTCATAGTAATGTTAAGTTTACTTACGTTCAGAATGGTCTTTGGGAATCGAAATCAGGCAATTCTATAGAAGCTGCTGAAGTTGCAAAAGCGGTGATGGATATCGCTTCCAATTGTCCGAACAAATCACTCGGTGTAGTAGCGTTTGGTATGAGTCAAGCACGAATTATCGAAGAAAAAATACTTCAATTAAGAGAAGAGCATCCTGAGCTTGAAAGCTTTTTTGATGAAAATAGTCCTGAGCCATTTTTCGTAAAAAACCTTGAAAATGTTCAAGGCGATGAGAGAGATGTCATTATTTTAAGTATAGGATATGGAAAAGGCCCAAACGGTAAGATAAGAATGAATTTTGGGCCTTTGACTCAAACAGGTGGTGAAAGAAGGCTTAATGTAGCAGTTTCACGTGCAAGAGAGACTATGAATGTTATTTCAAGTATGAAGGGCACTGATATTTCAGTAGAGGGAACTACTAATGAGAATCGTTTAATGTTTCGAGATTTTCTCGAGTTTGCAGAAAAAGGGGTTGGAGCACTAATTGGTTACGATCTTTTTGATGAAGAATCCATTACTGAGTTTGATTCTGACTTTGAAGAGAACGTGTATGATTATTTGAAAAACAAAGGATATAATGTCCATACACAAGTTGGTTCTTCTGGGTACCGCATTGATATGGCAGTAGTCCATCCAAAAATTCCTGGAAGATATGTGCTAGCTGTCGAATGTGATGGAGCTGCTTACCACTCTTCAAGAACAGCCCGAGATAGAGACCGTTTGAGACAAGAAATATTAGAATCAAAAGGCTGGAATTTTTATAGAGTTTGGTCGACAACATGGATTCATGACAATACAAACGAAAAAAACAACCTTATAAATGCAATCGAGCAAGCTATTGAAAATTATTCTGATTTAGATGAACCCGAGTTGGCGTCAAATTCTGTTGAAGAAGAAGTCTCCAATTTAATCATGGTCTCAGCTTTCGAAGAAGAAAGTGCTCTTCCGTTCTTTTATGGAGATGTCTATGACTTCAAAGCCAATATTACAGGGTTATCAGATATAATCATGATAGTTGCTAAAAAATATGTGGGATATAAAACAATCGATTTAATGCGACACATAAACAAGGAAGTCTTTGATAAAACACGCCTAACACAAGGTTATAAGTGTGTATATATGCAAGCATTCGATTATCTGGTAAAAGAAGGAAAGGTAGATGTCTCTGGAGACTTGATTCAATCAGTGGATTAA
- a CDS encoding phage tail spike protein, whose translation MITLYNKTETTFSHNGLGVLDENMISPVVHEELNGLFSLAFDYPIHAVHSTELMPEMLVKVPVPELSEQLFRIAERTDENNGLLHIVAYHIFYDLAKNLIEDTFVVNKTGTQALSQILNSTQFTHRFTGTSNITAVNNARIVRLNPAEVLLDADLDNGFQARWSGEIVRDNFAIAMLTKRGSDNGVQIRDKKNLTGYQSDVDYSSVVTRIMPEGYDGLFLPEKYVDSPLINHYVSPKIKVIKYDKVKVGEEEGEFKTKELAYAELRRLANLEYSQNNLDKPIATYEVTFAPLEKTEEYKNFSALETVNLGDVVSVIHETDGFNVSARVVAYQYDPLMQGYISVTLGNTTPKFTDIGKDIKKVETISKQAQDDANYALTSANGKNTNFYGTITPNNPKLGDVWYKENGDKLEMWVYETRDGITQWFPLLTDLTQEEVKQAVAQAEREANEALDNANTAFDKAVNALNQSTRTAAQVETLETKVTQNTDKITITASGLSKLEGRVTTAETSITVQAGQIATKATQTSVDSLTGRVTTAESKITQTADTLLATISETHDAIGTPFKVKSWQQGTLSTTDGSEQAATNYLRSDYIAVNTGDKFIAQLIDGTSLTMYYHYYKTQAPSYIGYVPTATQYVESLAIGSYTSSTIAAYLLSKDIVNLSITASVLTNPYSSSTDYLTIYKIPLAGKVAPSVITWNGRKDTSDSTVWLFTGSSWIKLGDVTATANTVHSWRIPASVQATITENVYIAFFSIKNGSYAGIYNATTTPYTLSPTGTVDYVQISYTSSSASVTVPTNATMMRVRKSQVSMPRRLPQAH comes from the coding sequence ATGATTACTCTTTATAACAAAACGGAGACCACATTCAGCCACAACGGCTTAGGTGTGCTTGACGAAAATATGATCAGTCCAGTCGTTCATGAAGAGCTGAATGGGCTTTTTTCTTTGGCGTTTGATTATCCGATTCATGCAGTGCATAGTACGGAACTCATGCCTGAAATGCTTGTCAAAGTACCTGTTCCAGAACTATCCGAACAGCTTTTTCGGATTGCGGAACGCACCGATGAAAACAACGGCTTACTGCATATTGTCGCCTACCATATCTTTTACGATTTGGCGAAAAATCTCATTGAGGATACGTTTGTCGTCAATAAAACTGGCACGCAAGCACTCAGCCAAATCCTAAATAGTACGCAGTTCACGCACCGCTTTACTGGCACATCTAACATCACAGCGGTCAATAATGCCAGAATAGTACGGCTCAACCCTGCAGAAGTCTTGCTGGATGCAGACTTAGACAACGGCTTTCAAGCAAGGTGGAGTGGCGAAATTGTTCGGGATAATTTTGCGATTGCCATGCTTACCAAACGTGGCTCGGACAATGGCGTACAAATCCGAGATAAGAAAAACCTCACAGGCTATCAGTCAGACGTAGATTATTCGTCAGTCGTGACACGCATCATGCCAGAGGGCTATGATGGTTTATTCTTGCCTGAAAAGTATGTCGATAGTCCGCTTATCAACCATTACGTCAGTCCAAAAATTAAAGTCATCAAATACGACAAAGTTAAAGTTGGCGAGGAGGAAGGGGAGTTCAAAACCAAAGAACTCGCTTACGCAGAACTTCGGAGACTCGCCAATTTAGAGTATAGCCAAAACAATCTCGACAAACCAATAGCGACTTATGAGGTAACCTTCGCACCACTTGAAAAAACGGAAGAATACAAGAATTTTTCCGCACTTGAAACGGTCAATCTAGGAGACGTGGTGTCGGTCATTCATGAAACAGATGGCTTCAACGTGTCTGCTCGCGTGGTGGCTTACCAATACGATCCTTTGATGCAAGGCTACATTTCCGTAACCCTTGGCAACACCACGCCAAAGTTTACAGATATCGGCAAAGACATCAAAAAAGTAGAAACGATCTCTAAACAGGCACAAGATGATGCTAACTATGCCCTGACAAGTGCCAACGGCAAGAACACCAACTTTTACGGGACAATCACACCAAACAATCCCAAACTAGGAGACGTGTGGTACAAGGAAAATGGCGACAAGCTAGAGATGTGGGTCTATGAAACACGTGACGGCATTACCCAGTGGTTTCCACTTCTGACCGATTTGACGCAAGAAGAAGTCAAACAAGCTGTGGCACAAGCCGAACGTGAGGCAAATGAGGCACTGGATAATGCCAATACTGCCTTTGACAAAGCGGTCAACGCCTTAAACCAATCAACAAGGACCGCCGCCCAAGTCGAAACGCTAGAAACCAAAGTCACGCAGAACACGGACAAAATCACGATCACCGCAAGCGGATTGTCAAAACTAGAAGGACGAGTCACAACTGCCGAGACAAGCATTACGGTTCAAGCAGGTCAAATCGCAACCAAAGCAACACAAACCAGTGTCGACAGTTTAACAGGTCGAGTGACAACGGCTGAAAGTAAAATCACGCAAACCGCAGACACGCTTCTTGCGACCATTTCCGAAACCCATGATGCGATTGGTACACCTTTCAAGGTCAAATCTTGGCAACAAGGAACACTCTCAACAACTGACGGTTCAGAACAAGCTGCCACCAACTACTTGCGGAGTGATTATATTGCGGTCAATACAGGCGACAAATTTATCGCCCAACTCATAGACGGGACGAGCTTGACCATGTACTACCATTATTACAAAACTCAAGCACCAAGCTATATTGGTTATGTACCAACAGCTACTCAGTATGTAGAAAGTTTGGCGATTGGGTCGTACACATCTTCGACAATTGCGGCGTATTTACTCTCAAAGGATATTGTAAACTTGTCAATCACGGCTAGTGTTTTGACCAACCCTTATTCAAGTTCAACGGACTATTTGACGATTTACAAAATCCCTTTAGCAGGTAAAGTTGCACCAAGCGTTATCACATGGAACGGGCGAAAAGATACGTCAGACAGTACGGTTTGGCTTTTCACGGGTTCATCTTGGATCAAACTGGGGGATGTCACGGCAACCGCAAACACGGTTCACTCTTGGCGAATTCCAGCAAGTGTTCAAGCTACGATCACTGAGAATGTTTATATTGCCTTCTTCTCTATCAAAAATGGGAGTTACGCAGGGATTTATAACGCCACAACCACACCTTATACACTCAGCCCCACAGGGACAGTGGACTATGTGCAAATCTCCTATACGAGTTCATCAGCGAGTGTCACAGTACCAACGAACGCCACCATGATGCGTGTGCGAAAATCGCAAGTCTCGATGCCGCGAAGATTACCACAGGCACACTAA
- a CDS encoding recombinase family protein, which produces MKKIQKIKATRPVIKKRLRVAAYARVSADKGRTPHSLSAQISYYSAYIQKNPEWEYAGVYSDNGISGGSVSARTSFKQMLQDCEDGKIDVILTKNISRFARNTVDLLETVRHLKTLGVEVVFEKENIRSMSGDGELMLSILASFAQEEIQSMSKNIKWSIQKRYKKGKPNARINLYGYRWQGDDLVVVPKEAKVVQEIYANYFKQISAEKTAKMLTARGIKGFTGGDFKGESVRSILLNVTYTGNLLLQKEFVVDPLTKKSKRNNGELPQYLVENHHEAIISLETFQAVQEERADKHKESHRIGASTRVA; this is translated from the coding sequence GTGAAAAAGATACAAAAAATCAAGGCGACTAGACCTGTCATCAAGAAACGACTACGGGTTGCCGCCTACGCACGAGTCTCCGCAGACAAAGGCAGAACGCCACATTCCTTGTCTGCTCAAATCAGCTATTACTCAGCCTACATTCAGAAAAACCCTGAATGGGAATATGCAGGTGTCTACTCAGATAATGGCATATCAGGTGGTTCAGTCAGTGCGAGAACATCATTTAAGCAAATGCTTCAAGATTGCGAAGACGGAAAAATCGATGTGATATTGACGAAGAACATCTCAAGGTTTGCAAGAAACACAGTCGACCTACTTGAAACGGTTCGGCATCTCAAAACATTAGGGGTAGAGGTAGTATTTGAAAAAGAAAACATCCGCTCCATGTCTGGTGACGGAGAATTGATGCTCTCGATTCTTGCCTCATTTGCCCAAGAAGAAATCCAAAGTATGAGTAAAAACATCAAATGGAGCATTCAAAAACGCTACAAAAAAGGCAAGCCCAATGCAAGAATTAATCTGTATGGCTATCGCTGGCAAGGGGATGACCTTGTTGTAGTGCCTAAAGAGGCTAAGGTAGTACAAGAAATCTATGCCAATTACTTCAAGCAAATCTCGGCAGAGAAAACAGCCAAAATGCTAACAGCACGAGGCATTAAAGGATTTACAGGTGGAGATTTCAAAGGCGAATCAGTTCGAAGTATATTACTTAACGTGACCTATACAGGAAATCTACTGCTTCAAAAAGAGTTTGTCGTCGATCCCTTGACGAAAAAGTCAAAACGGAACAATGGAGAGTTACCCCAATATTTGGTGGAAAATCATCATGAGGCAATCATCTCACTTGAGACTTTTCAAGCAGTCCAAGAAGAACGAGCCGACAAGCACAAGGAGTCACATCGAATTGGAGCATCAACACGAGTTGCTTGA
- a CDS encoding DUF1617 family protein, with translation MTKLKNERLVATLDFLTQVELPPKASRVRTKLIKRLQVKIDELYKDEIELLEKFGMKDENGTLVQHEGSFSLVEATAETYHQEKQALLQEAISLDVAEIKDKFPILIETLENSEVSYSGNQAELLDFILEQLENEMEEVK, from the coding sequence ATGACCAAACTAAAAAATGAACGGTTGGTAGCGACACTTGATTTTTTAACACAAGTTGAACTGCCACCCAAAGCAAGCCGTGTGCGCACCAAACTCATCAAACGGCTACAAGTCAAGATTGACGAGTTGTACAAAGATGAGATTGAGCTGCTCGAGAAATTCGGTATGAAAGATGAAAACGGAACACTTGTACAACACGAGGGTTCTTTTTCTTTGGTCGAAGCAACAGCAGAAACCTATCATCAAGAAAAACAGGCACTCTTACAAGAAGCAATCAGTCTTGATGTGGCGGAAATTAAAGACAAGTTTCCAATCTTGATAGAAACCTTGGAAAACAGCGAGGTCAGCTATTCAGGCAATCAAGCTGAATTGCTTGATTTCATCTTAGAACAATTAGAAAACGAAATGGAGGAAGTAAAATGA
- a CDS encoding RNA polymerase subunit sigma-70: MNQEQKNEIIRLRQQGFGYKKISIHLSVSVDAVKYYCKKQGLTGVRAAPHNMSINACRECHQPLEQKEKRKFQAFCSPICRLNWWRKNRSKGNLKRGKPIICPCCEKTVKVSEKSIRKYCSHECYIKERFGGKTDERS, encoded by the coding sequence ATGAATCAAGAACAGAAAAACGAAATCATCCGATTACGGCAACAAGGCTTTGGCTATAAAAAGATATCTATACATCTAAGTGTATCGGTAGATGCGGTCAAGTATTACTGCAAGAAACAAGGACTGACAGGTGTAAGAGCCGCACCCCATAACATGAGCATAAACGCCTGTCGAGAATGTCATCAACCGCTTGAACAAAAAGAAAAACGAAAATTTCAAGCATTCTGTAGTCCAATCTGTCGGTTAAATTGGTGGCGAAAGAATCGATCCAAAGGCAATTTAAAAAGAGGCAAGCCCATCATCTGTCCGTGTTGCGAGAAAACAGTCAAGGTAAGTGAAAAATCAATACGCAAGTACTGCAGTCATGAATGCTACATCAAAGAACGATTCGGAGGAAAAACAGATGAACGATCGTAA
- a CDS encoding recombinase zinc ribbon domain-containing protein encodes MTSNIRCGCCGYNYQRRISSAKKPYHFWSCRTKQNKGAKFCPSKNIKEWQIKEIASDVLGLADFDEEQFSKEIDHILTTEFQLDFVFQNGKVVQRTFERHENPRKVEWTDEMRQALSKKLKGRKREKREQKSNHDTRNDK; translated from the coding sequence TTGACGAGTAACATTCGTTGTGGCTGTTGTGGTTATAATTATCAAAGGCGAATTAGCAGTGCGAAGAAGCCTTATCATTTTTGGAGCTGTCGAACGAAGCAAAACAAAGGAGCAAAATTTTGTCCCTCCAAAAACATCAAGGAATGGCAAATCAAAGAAATAGCCTCAGATGTATTAGGTTTAGCAGACTTTGACGAGGAGCAATTCTCAAAAGAAATCGATCATATTCTTACAACAGAATTTCAACTAGACTTTGTTTTTCAAAATGGCAAAGTGGTGCAGCGTACATTTGAGAGACACGAAAACCCCAGAAAAGTAGAATGGACAGATGAAATGCGACAAGCACTAAGCAAAAAATTAAAAGGAAGGAAGCGAGAAAAACGTGAGCAAAAAAGTAACCACGATACCCGCAACGATAAGTAA
- a CDS encoding SHOCT domain-containing protein, with amino-acid sequence MNDRNELLYELSISTTKQLLENQLISKKEYRQIKEFLIQKYQPIIPQLLR; translated from the coding sequence ATGAACGATCGTAATGAATTACTCTATGAATTGAGTATATCAACAACAAAACAGCTCCTTGAAAATCAACTGATTTCAAAAAAGGAATACCGCCAAATCAAGGAGTTTCTCATTCAAAAATACCAGCCCATTATTCCGCAATTACTGAGGTAA
- a CDS encoding peptidoglycan recognition protein family protein, with protein sequence MGISNLATKYGFQSFPHYSEGRSGATINKIVLHHMAGTNYDIVPGIWQTREASAHYGIGKNGEIRAYVDENNTAWHAGNWNANISSIGIEHCNLTGDPTWQVAQATIEASAKLCADIAKRHGLGTLVMGKNLFVHSDFSATSCPGPYLKPRVQEICNKANAINNGTSAPQPTSGLYRVRKTWADAKSQKGAFKDLTNAKKCADSNSGYAVFDEKDNKIYPSSSSTPAPATPTKRLTVQINGLNVRNKPSLAGAVVGTYNKGATWTLPKAEQFTISDDWVWARAPIGYCAVGRNTGKEESDDYIFIS encoded by the coding sequence ATGGGTATCAGTAATCTAGCAACTAAATACGGCTTTCAAAGTTTCCCGCATTACAGCGAGGGACGAAGCGGAGCAACAATAAATAAAATCGTTCTGCATCACATGGCAGGGACAAATTATGACATTGTGCCAGGCATCTGGCAAACGAGAGAGGCATCTGCACATTACGGCATTGGCAAGAACGGCGAAATCAGAGCCTACGTGGATGAGAACAACACCGCATGGCACGCAGGCAATTGGAACGCTAACATCTCAAGTATCGGCATTGAACATTGTAATCTGACGGGCGACCCAACTTGGCAGGTGGCGCAGGCAACGATTGAAGCAAGTGCCAAGCTTTGTGCGGATATTGCCAAACGTCACGGCTTAGGCACTTTGGTTATGGGTAAGAATCTCTTTGTCCATTCCGATTTTTCAGCGACCTCATGCCCTGGTCCCTACTTGAAACCACGAGTGCAAGAAATCTGTAACAAGGCAAATGCGATAAATAATGGGACTTCCGCACCACAACCAACAAGTGGGCTTTATCGTGTCCGAAAGACATGGGCAGATGCCAAAAGTCAAAAAGGAGCCTTTAAAGATTTAACCAATGCCAAAAAATGTGCCGATAGCAATTCAGGCTACGCCGTCTTTGACGAGAAAGACAATAAAATCTATCCGTCCAGTTCGTCAACCCCAGCACCAGCAACCCCTACAAAACGCTTGACGGTTCAAATCAACGGACTCAACGTACGAAACAAGCCAAGTCTCGCAGGAGCAGTTGTGGGCACCTACAACAAAGGGGCAACCTGGACATTGCCAAAAGCAGAGCAGTTCACGATTTCAGATGACTGGGTCTGGGCGAGAGCACCGATTGGTTACTGTGCAGTTGGGCGGAATACTGGCAAAGAAGAAAGTGATGATTATATTTTCATCAGCTAA